aaaggatACACTGTATTGAACAGCTGAAAGTAAAGACAGCATTCAAAGCCCATGAGTCAAGCCACAGCCAAAACCATGTTCTACCCCtaagtatgttttcttttcctttttttctctttttttttttttttttaaacaaaagattTCCTCAACTGCCATTTAATCTTCACCAGAGGGTGCTTCATCTTCAGATCCCTCATCCCCTGACTTCTCTGGTGGAGGGCTggctgattttttcttttctggggGACTTTCAGGCTCTTCATCCTCTTCTTTGGGGGATGGGgtcttttcttttgttgcctTGGAAGCTGTGGGGCGACCTGCCTTCCCTTTGCCTTTCACTGGACTGGGGgtcactggaaaaagaaaaagcttataGAATTGATGatcagcaaagacaaaaaaagtcaTATATAGTTTTATACCAACAGGATTTACAAGACACTTCAGTAGCTGACTTCATTTTACTCTGACCATACCACACACGTGGTGGCTTTTGCACCCTATATTAGTAAAGCTGAGCTGAAAAGGTAGATAACAAGATTTTATTACTATTTGATTGCAAGCCTCAACTAATTACTGGAAATGATATCATAAGCTGACATAGCTGGCCTCTTGTCAAACCAGTACACACATTGCTATGATGACTTTAGACTTCAGCAGAAATGCCTCACATTTTAGTTTGGTTCAGATTTCTCCACCTTCTCCCACCCTGAAAACATCACCAAGCCCATGAGTCCCAAACAGAGCCATAAATTGTATCATCTGGCTGTGACACAAAGTCAGAAGAGGGAAGGTTTTGCAATCTGTGCAGTTTTTGCCAACAAGATGCAGATACTAATTCAATCTCTTAAGTAATTAAAGCTGCCTTATTTCACGGTGCTGCTTTAAATCATGGCAAGTTACATGAATGAGCCCTGCAACATGATATGTGGATGCCTCCTGGTCCCAAGGCGTCCCCTGAGTCTTCCAGAGCAGAAAACCAAACTACTCCCCTCTACAGGAAACTGCAGAACTTACTTGTCATGGACTCACCTGTAGCCTTTAGCCTCGGCTTcggcattttcttttctttcctctctggcTTGGATTTCTTGGagacctttttgtttttcttttttgaactgCCATAGTCACTGTCATCATCATCTTCCATGAGGAAGTCTTCATCACTTCCTGAATCTGCTGAGAGCACAAAGAAATTTAagtttgtggggaaaaaagagagggacACAGTTGAGAAATCTTCAACTTGAGAGACAGGAAACCAGTACTCTGTGACCTTATAAGCTTCCACCTATCTGTTGTGCTGAAGAAATCTAACATAGCAGCAAATTTTACCCTGGTAGGGACAAAGCTCTAGTATGATGAAACAGTCAAGTGTTCTGAGGTCCTCAAAATACGCTCCATCTTCTTACCAAGTCACCCATCTCAAAAGAAGAGAGACTCTCTTGACAGAGAGAGGTGATCTTTTCAATGATGCTCATATTCCACACTGAAATAATGTCTGAGCTCAGGGTTTCCAGAACTTACTGCAGTTCATTACCAGCTGAACCCATCTCTTCTTCCCAAACAAATCACTCTATTTGGGTCAACCATGGACAAAGTACTTTCACATCACCTGACAGTAGCACCAATGCCTCAAAACAAATGGGacagcaagaagcagcaaaaagccCTGAGAACTTTACAATAATTCTTTAGGGCTGCTTACAACAACTCCCAAATCTTTGCTGCCAACTTCAAACAAAAATTCTAGATGTGACAAATATATGTGTGGTGTGCTGGAGACATACACAGTGTCAAGGAAGCTACTGAGAAGGACAACTTAGGTCCTCTCTCacagtcagaaaaataaaactgtgtgcCTTTTGCTGTCTGGCCAGACCCTTAAACTCGTGTCTGGTACTACATCCACATGACAGTAATTTTAACTTTTCACAATCCCATTTACTCACTCTCCTGGAACTGTGCCTCATCATCCTCTTGTTCTTCTTCCTCACTGCCCACATCATCCATGAGCATCTCTCGCTGTTTAGAAGCTGCTTTGGACGCTGCCTGTCGTTGCTGACGCACACTTTTGTGGTCTTCCTTCTCATCCTCACTGTCCTCTGCA
The Apus apus isolate bApuApu2 chromosome 23, bApuApu2.pri.cur, whole genome shotgun sequence DNA segment above includes these coding regions:
- the NUCKS1 gene encoding nuclear ubiquitous casein and cyclin-dependent kinase substrate 1 isoform X2, with amino-acid sequence MSRPVRNRKVVDYSQFQESDDADEDYGRDSGPPSKKIRSSPREAKNKRRSGKNSQEDSEDSEEKDVKTKKDDSHSADEDFGSEDDDLGADDGKADSDYESSQKSKKGKKAKPEKNKRAASKSRKRPAEDSEDEKEDHKSVRQQRQAASKAASKQREMLMDDVGSEEEEQEDDEAQFQENSGSDEDFLMEDDDDSDYGSSKKKNKKVSKKSKPERKEKKMPKPRLKATVTPSPVKGKGKAGRPTASKATKEKTPSPKEEDEEPESPPEKKKSASPPPEKSGDEGSEDEAPSGED
- the NUCKS1 gene encoding nuclear ubiquitous casein and cyclin-dependent kinase substrate 1 isoform X1 gives rise to the protein MSRPVRNRKVVDYSQFQESDDADEDYGRDSGPPSKKIRSSPREAKNKRRSGKNSQEDSEDSEEKDVKTKKDDSHSADEDFGSEDDDLGADDGKADSDYESSQKSKKGKKAKPEKNKRAASKSRKRPAEDSEDEKEDHKSVRQQRQAASKAASKQREMLMDDVGSEEEEQEDDEAQFQETDSGSDEDFLMEDDDDSDYGSSKKKNKKVSKKSKPERKEKKMPKPRLKATVTPSPVKGKGKAGRPTASKATKEKTPSPKEEDEEPESPPEKKKSASPPPEKSGDEGSEDEAPSGED